Proteins encoded by one window of Haliotis asinina isolate JCU_RB_2024 chromosome 6, JCU_Hal_asi_v2, whole genome shotgun sequence:
- the LOC137287341 gene encoding cytochrome P450 2U1-like — MWDFGFTTVALFLVVVLTVLWLSTRRATGLPPGPPLLPFLGNALSMETDSRVLFKNLRQKYGDIFSLYVFHKPVIVLNGYNVLKEAIVKNADVFSDRPHTFLTDFFARRKGVVGSSGDLWHEQRRFALNTLREFGAGRMIMEDKIHEEIAQFVLAIEEQKGQGFHIDRLAQNAVSNIICSIVFGKRFEYTDPVFVKFLKAMDDFFKYSAVTGILSVFPFVRYLPGDPFKFRKIMDSIDLVKNLLINPSIKNHLKDHDEENRDDFIHVYLKEMRRRQQKQETTTLDLENLAQTISDLFTAGTETTSTTIRWALVYFLHYPDVQEKCFQEILENVGQSRPPSMKDKTNLPYVEATIMETLRYGNIAPVAGPHTVPQDVQFRGYAFPKGVTILLNLDSVLQDKGVWGDPQNFRPDRFLDGEGKIQKREDFIPFSLGRRICLGEAMARMELFLFLTTMIQKFKFVPVNGVKPPLEGILGLTNAPPEFQLRAIPRK; from the exons ATGTGGGATTTTGGATTTACAACAGTTGCCTTATTTCTGGTCGTGGTGCTGACAGTGTTATGGCTGTCAACGAGGCGCGCCACTGGACTTCCCCCTGGTCCCCCTCTCCTTCCGTTCCTGGGGAACGCCCTGTCAATGGAGACTGATTCCCGTGTTTTGTTTAAGAACCTTCGACAGAAGTATGGCGACATTTTCAGTCTGTATGTCTTTCACAAGCCTGTCATCGTCCTCAATGGCTACAACGTCCTTAAAGAAGCCATAGTCAAGAACGCCGACGTCTTCTCTGACAGGCCACACACATTTTTGACTGATTTCTTCGCAAGGAGAAAAG GAGTAGTCGGATCTTCCGGGGACTTGTGGCATGAACAGAGGCGCTTTGCTCTCAACACTTTGCGAGAGTTTGGGGCTGGAAGAATGATCATGGAGGACAAAATACACGAGGAAATCGCACAGTTTGTCTTGGCCATAGAAGAACAGAAAGGCCAAGGTTTCCACATAGACCGTTTAGCGCAGAATGCCGTATCAAATATTATCTGTTCCATTGTCTTTGGAAAACGTTTTGAATATACCGACCCTGTCTTCGTCAAGTTTCTGAAAGCAAtggatgatttttttaaatatagcgcagtaactggaatactgagcgtttttccttttgtgcgaTATTTGCCTGGTGACCCATTCAAGTTCAGGAAAATAATGGACAGCATAGATCTTGTGAAAAATTTGCTAATTAATCCTTCCATTAAGAATCACTTAAAGGATCACGATGAGGAAAATCGGGACGACTTCATCCATGTGTACTTGAAGGAGATGCGACGTCGCCAACAGAAGCAAGAAACAACGACTTTAGACT TGGAGAATCTGGCGCAGACTATTTCTGATCTGTTCACTGCGGGCACAGAAACAACGTCCACCACAATACGTTGGGCGCTAGTCTACTTCCTACACTACCCGGATGTACAAGAGAAGTGCTTCCAGGAGATTCTGGAAAACGTCGGTCAGAGCAGACCACCATCCATGAAAGACAAGACGAACCTTCCTTACGTTGAGGCCACCATTATGGAAACCTTGAGATACGGCAATATTGCCCCTGTTGCTGGCCCTCACACAGTTCCACAAGATGTACAGTTCCGAGGATACGCCTTCCCGAAAGGGGTCACAATCCTGTTGAACCTTGATTCAGTCCTCCAAGACAAGGGTGTATGGGGAGACCCACAAAACTTTCGGCCGGATCGTTTCCTTGATGGCGAAGGCAAGATTCAGAAGAGAGAGGATTTTATCCCATTTTCTTTGG gTCGAAGGATTTGCCTGGGAGAAGCAATGGCCCGGATGGagctcttcctcttcctcaccACCATGATTCAGAAGTTCAAGTTCGTCCCAGTGAACGGGGTAAAGCCTCCACTGGAAGGAATACTGGGTTTAACAAATGCGCCACCTGAATTCCAACTACGAGCTATCCCCCGAAAGTAA